The following proteins are co-located in the Bacteroidales bacterium genome:
- a CDS encoding peptidylprolyl isomerase — MKIRSTSFIYLIFLLPAITQAQDLNSKVLLTIGSSKTEAGEFIRMYRKSAEPGKTPDIEGYLQQFILFKMKVADAVSQGYDTTKAFKTELSGYRNQLAQSYLTDTQTKEKLIRQAYQRSLTEINAWHILVGLPPEPSPEDTLKAWQKASDIKERIVKGESFETVARGTSDDQSVKVNGGNLGYFTVFQMIMPFEDAAYSLRKGGISDPVRTPYGYHIIKVTDKRPSKGKVRVAHIMKAAPPGTGETELKKAETDINDIYVKLRGGTPFSELAKEFSDHKESASKGGELNWFGAGEIISDFSEAAFAIKDTGTYTKPVHTIYGWHIIKLLEKKTPGTFEETRSYLESKINQSYLNSISKKSFIEKLKREYKFKINQESFDWFVQNTDTLIIQGLKKYDRSTMPEGNMYTFANQRITNNNFANLIEKRSTMIVTRDSSVFISKAIETSASDQLLKYEDSVLEKKYPEFRYLMNEFHDGILLFEISGRKVWNRISNDSTGLRKFYEEHKNNYLTKQGIEAKIYTLKKPDGEKALFSAYKKYAGKSLSDDLLRKKFNKKGDTLLVIEEGKWTKGTDNEIDKLKWSTGSESFIRGGYPAIINIRKVIDPVPLGLDDVMGEMMTLYQEYLESEWTAQLKEKYTVKTDSLVLEEVKKKLNNE; from the coding sequence ATGAAAATCAGATCAACATCGTTTATCTATTTGATTTTTCTGTTGCCTGCAATTACGCAGGCACAGGATCTTAATAGTAAGGTGTTACTGACGATTGGCAGCAGTAAAACAGAGGCAGGGGAATTTATAAGAATGTACAGGAAAAGCGCGGAGCCGGGAAAAACACCTGATATTGAAGGGTACCTTCAGCAGTTCATTCTGTTCAAGATGAAGGTGGCCGATGCTGTCAGTCAGGGCTATGATACAACCAAAGCATTCAAAACGGAACTGAGCGGTTACAGAAATCAGCTCGCCCAGTCGTACCTTACCGATACACAAACAAAGGAAAAACTGATCCGTCAGGCTTATCAGCGGTCGCTGACAGAAATAAATGCCTGGCATATACTTGTTGGATTACCTCCTGAACCGTCGCCGGAAGATACCTTGAAAGCATGGCAGAAAGCGTCAGATATAAAAGAGCGGATAGTAAAAGGAGAATCCTTCGAGACAGTGGCAAGGGGAACATCAGACGACCAGTCAGTTAAGGTAAACGGAGGAAACCTTGGATATTTTACAGTCTTCCAGATGATTATGCCTTTTGAGGATGCTGCTTACTCTCTGAGGAAAGGCGGCATCTCCGACCCGGTAAGGACTCCATACGGATATCACATAATTAAAGTTACTGACAAACGTCCGTCAAAGGGAAAAGTAAGAGTAGCCCATATAATGAAGGCTGCACCTCCGGGAACAGGTGAGACTGAGTTAAAAAAGGCTGAGACTGATATCAACGATATATATGTCAAGCTGCGTGGCGGCACTCCTTTCAGTGAACTCGCAAAAGAATTTTCAGATCATAAGGAGTCCGCATCAAAAGGTGGTGAACTAAACTGGTTCGGTGCCGGAGAGATAATCAGCGATTTTTCGGAAGCTGCCTTTGCTATAAAAGATACAGGTACTTATACCAAACCCGTTCACACAATTTATGGCTGGCATATAATCAAACTTCTTGAGAAAAAAACACCGGGGACATTCGAGGAGACAAGGTCGTATCTCGAGAGCAAGATTAACCAGTCGTACCTTAATTCAATAAGTAAAAAGTCGTTTATCGAGAAGCTTAAGAGAGAGTATAAATTCAAAATAAATCAGGAGTCATTCGACTGGTTTGTTCAGAATACCGATACTCTTATTATTCAGGGTCTGAAAAAATACGACCGTTCAACAATGCCTGAAGGCAATATGTATACATTTGCCAATCAACGTATTACTAATAACAATTTTGCAAATCTTATAGAAAAGAGAAGCACGATGATCGTTACAAGGGATTCTTCTGTTTTTATAAGCAAGGCTATTGAAACAAGTGCTTCCGATCAGTTATTAAAATATGAAGACTCAGTACTTGAAAAGAAATACCCTGAGTTCAGATATCTTATGAATGAATTTCACGATGGGATTCTCCTGTTTGAGATCTCCGGAAGGAAGGTATGGAACAGGATAAGCAATGATTCTACCGGTCTCCGGAAATTTTATGAGGAACATAAAAACAACTATCTTACAAAACAGGGTATTGAGGCTAAAATTTATACTCTGAAGAAACCGGATGGTGAAAAAGCTTTATTCTCAGCCTATAAGAAGTATGCCGGGAAAAGCCTGTCAGATGACCTTCTCAGAAAAAAATTCAATAAGAAGGGCGATACTTTACTTGTAATTGAGGAAGGAAAATGGACTAAAGGAACCGACAATGAGATTGATAAGTTAAAATGGAGTACCGGCAGCGAGTCATTTATCCGAGGCGGCTATCCGGCAATTATCAATATCAGAAAAGTGATCGACCCCGTGCCGCTTGGTCTTGATGATGTGATGGGTGAAATGATGACCTTATACCAGGAATACCTTGAGAGCGAATGGACGGCACAATTAAAAGAAAAATATACCGTTAAGACTGATAGTTTGGTACTTGAAGAAGTGAAGAAGAAACTGAACAATGAATAA
- a CDS encoding peptidylprolyl isomerase yields the protein MMKNKIKFYLVLITLILPGYLNLNGQKLVESVAAIVGNEVIYLSDLENTVADLRRSGRRAPVEELRCNVFQEMLVSKLFMDQARIDSIEVTEDAVEGDLNMRMNDAIRSAGSEEALVAYFNKSMIEIRRDIKKTLLEQEVVREVQSSIAGDITVTPAALKRFYSAIPKDSLPVIPAKYEISIIQVDPPANEDNKAEARQKLLDIRSQILAGKSFNVLAILYSEDVESGKNGGEIGYLTRGELEKEYADAAFSLTKNTVSKIVETKYGFHIIQLIDRKGEMCNTRHILVRPKVKPDQAAMAISKLDSLANLIRKDSIKFEAAATRYSTHKDSRVNGGKLVSQNPSDRVTWFALEELDQQMYVKIRDMKVGEISDAFRTVDENNNEVFRIVRLDNILPAHTANLKDDYQNLYTAALMNERTKKFDKWVKDKIEVTYIKISDEFKTCSFLQKGWIK from the coding sequence ATGATGAAAAATAAAATCAAATTTTATCTGGTCCTGATAACGCTTATTCTTCCGGGATATCTGAATCTTAATGGTCAGAAACTGGTCGAATCAGTAGCTGCAATAGTTGGAAATGAGGTGATCTATCTCTCCGATCTTGAGAATACTGTTGCAGATCTGCGCAGAAGCGGAAGAAGAGCACCTGTTGAAGAACTCAGATGCAATGTGTTTCAGGAGATGCTTGTATCAAAACTATTTATGGACCAGGCAAGAATCGACAGTATTGAAGTAACAGAAGATGCAGTTGAGGGAGATCTTAATATGAGGATGAATGATGCTATCAGGAGTGCCGGAAGTGAGGAGGCCCTTGTTGCCTATTTCAATAAAAGCATGATTGAGATAAGACGCGATATTAAGAAAACACTTCTTGAACAGGAAGTTGTAAGAGAAGTACAGTCTTCAATAGCTGGTGATATAACTGTCACTCCCGCAGCTCTGAAAAGATTCTATTCGGCAATACCAAAGGATAGTCTGCCTGTTATACCTGCCAAATATGAGATAAGCATTATTCAGGTCGATCCTCCTGCAAACGAAGATAATAAGGCAGAAGCACGCCAGAAGCTGCTTGACATAAGGAGCCAGATCCTGGCCGGGAAGAGTTTTAATGTACTTGCAATATTGTACTCCGAAGACGTTGAATCGGGTAAAAACGGCGGAGAGATTGGATACCTTACACGCGGAGAACTTGAGAAAGAGTACGCTGATGCGGCATTCAGTCTAACAAAGAACACAGTATCCAAAATTGTGGAAACAAAGTATGGTTTTCATATTATCCAGCTAATCGACCGCAAGGGAGAAATGTGCAATACAAGGCACATCCTTGTGAGGCCAAAGGTTAAACCCGATCAGGCTGCCATGGCTATTTCGAAACTCGACAGTCTTGCAAATCTTATCAGGAAAGACAGTATCAAATTTGAAGCTGCCGCTACAAGATACTCAACACATAAAGACAGCCGGGTAAACGGAGGCAAGCTTGTAAGCCAGAATCCTTCCGACCGTGTAACATGGTTTGCACTTGAAGAACTTGATCAGCAGATGTATGTAAAGATCCGCGACATGAAAGTAGGTGAGATATCTGATGCTTTCAGAACAGTTGATGAGAATAACAATGAGGTTTTCAGAATTGTCAGACTCGATAATATTCTGCCGGCTCATACTGCAAATCTTAAAGATGATTATCAGAATCTCTATACGGCTGCATTAATGAATGAAAGAACAAAGAAATTTGACAAGTGGGTAAAAGATAAAATTGAGGTGACTTATATTAAAATAAGTGACGAGTTTAAAACATGCAGCTTTTTGCAAAAAGGATGGATAAAATAA
- a CDS encoding SoxR reducing system RseC family protein translates to MNFFITTDDDMNSTKNSGIINHEGIVQRIEDTSVIVSISSSTACSGCHAEGSCNMAGKEEKIIEVTGRYDVLPGDRVTILMKQSMGYAALLLGYLLPLVSVVTVLIVLVALEVPELPAGLLSLGILIPYYIILFFFRRRVNEKFTFTLKV, encoded by the coding sequence TTGAATTTTTTCATCACGACTGATGATGATATGAACAGCACAAAAAACTCCGGAATAATTAATCACGAAGGCATTGTTCAGAGGATAGAAGATACATCTGTCATTGTATCAATATCCTCCTCCACAGCCTGCTCAGGATGTCATGCCGAAGGTTCCTGCAACATGGCAGGGAAAGAAGAAAAGATAATCGAAGTAACAGGCAGATACGATGTACTCCCCGGCGACAGGGTTACAATACTAATGAAACAATCTATGGGTTACGCTGCATTGCTTCTCGGGTATCTGCTTCCCCTTGTTTCGGTAGTGACTGTTCTTATAGTACTTGTAGCGCTGGAAGTGCCTGAATTGCCTGCCGGACTGCTTTCACTTGGAATTCTTATACCATATTATATTATCCTCTTTTTTTTCAGGAGAAGGGTTAATGAAAAATTTACTTTTACGTTAAAAGTCTAA
- a CDS encoding DUF2795 domain-containing protein translates to MYWTLELASKLEDAPWPATKDELIDFAIRSGAPMEVIENLQEIEDEGDIYESIEDIWPDYPSKDDFFFNEDEY, encoded by the coding sequence ATGTACTGGACACTAGAATTAGCATCAAAACTTGAGGATGCTCCATGGCCTGCCACTAAGGATGAGCTGATTGATTTCGCCATTAGATCGGGTGCCCCGATGGAAGTGATTGAAAACCTTCAGGAAATTGAAGATGAGGGGGACATTTATGAAAGTATTGAGGATATCTGGCCTGACTATCCGAGTAAAGATGACTTCTTTTTTAATGAAGATGAATATTAA
- a CDS encoding ABC transporter ATP-binding protein, whose translation MDKVIEIQNIVKNYQIGSVIVQALRSVSVNIERNEYVAIMGPSGSGKSTLMNLLGCLDTPSSGSYILNGTDVSKMEDDYLAEIRNKEIGFIFQTFNLLPRYTALENVTLPLIYAGVPKLDREAVAIKTLEQVGLADRMTHKPNELSGGQRQRVAIARALVNNPSIILADEPTGNLDSKTSIDIMGLLDAIHKKGNTVIVVTHEEDIARHAARIIRLFDGEIAQDYRNEHYVKA comes from the coding sequence ATGGACAAAGTAATTGAGATTCAAAATATTGTTAAAAACTATCAGATCGGTTCTGTTATTGTACAAGCTCTACGGTCAGTCTCTGTTAACATTGAAAGGAATGAATATGTTGCAATTATGGGACCCTCAGGATCGGGAAAATCAACTCTTATGAACCTGCTGGGATGCCTCGATACTCCTTCAAGCGGAAGTTATATTCTTAACGGTACCGACGTCAGTAAAATGGAGGACGATTATCTTGCTGAGATCAGGAACAAAGAGATAGGTTTTATCTTTCAGACATTTAATCTTCTCCCGCGGTACACAGCTCTTGAAAATGTTACTTTGCCATTAATATATGCCGGAGTTCCTAAGCTTGACAGAGAGGCTGTTGCAATTAAAACACTTGAGCAGGTTGGACTTGCCGACAGGATGACTCATAAGCCAAATGAATTGTCGGGTGGTCAGCGTCAGCGTGTTGCTATTGCCCGGGCTCTTGTTAATAATCCATCAATAATTCTTGCTGACGAGCCTACAGGTAACCTCGACAGTAAAACTTCTATTGATATAATGGGGCTGCTAGATGCGATTCACAAAAAAGGTAATACTGTGATCGTTGTAACACATGAAGAGGACATAGCCAGGCATGCTGCCCGTATTATAAGGTTATTCGACGGTGAGATTGCACAGGATTACCGTAACGAACACTATGTAAAGGCATAA
- the recG gene encoding ATP-dependent DNA helicase RecG, whose protein sequence is MIVQDFLDTNITYLQGVGPKRAELLNKELNIFTFRDLLYYFPYKYIDRTRFYKIAELDPDLPFIQIRGTIKGYSTEGHGQAKRLTADFQDDTGTIKLVWFKGGKWVTGSYTPGAEYIVFGKPTVFNGMVNIIHPEIEAADKMAERLNSSLQAQYSTTEKLKNQFLTSKTISKLMGTLIKQIKYRIPETLPPWLVTKYKLFDLHESLLKIHFPSDPDELEKARYRLKFEELFYIQLNLLRYKTNRNLKVKGFVFSSVGENFNNFYHNNLHFTLTNAQKRVMKEIRKDLGSGKQMNRLLQGDVGSGKTLVALMSMLIAIDNGYQACIMAPTEILANQHFNTISKFLQGIDIKIRLLTGSSKKASRKSIAESLLDRSLNILIGTHALLEENVQFANLGLVIIDEQHRFGVAQRARLWQKNLNPPHILVMTATPIPRTLAMTLYGDLDVSVIDELPPGRVPIKTMHFTDSERNKVFGFIRNQIAEHRQIYIVYPLIKESESMDYKDLEDGWDTISRVFPAPKYCLSIVHGKMTPANKEMSMKLFKDGVAHILIATTVIEVGVDIPNATVMVIESAERFGLSQLHQLRGRVGRGADQSYCILMTSDKLSREAAKRIEVMIRSGDGFEIAETDLQLRGPGDIEGTQQSGIPFDLKIADLGRDGQIIEYVRNIADEILTKDPLLEDNQNTVFKSELKRLFSQVQSWSKIS, encoded by the coding sequence ATGATAGTACAGGATTTCTTAGATACTAACATAACATATCTTCAGGGAGTTGGTCCAAAAAGGGCGGAACTACTCAATAAAGAACTGAATATATTCACATTCCGCGATCTGCTCTATTATTTCCCCTATAAATACATCGACAGAACACGTTTTTATAAGATTGCTGAACTTGATCCCGATCTTCCCTTCATACAGATCAGAGGCACTATAAAGGGATATTCCACCGAAGGCCACGGACAGGCAAAAAGATTAACCGCAGATTTTCAGGATGATACCGGGACAATTAAGCTGGTATGGTTTAAGGGAGGCAAATGGGTAACAGGAAGCTATACCCCGGGTGCGGAATATATTGTCTTTGGAAAGCCAACGGTATTTAACGGAATGGTAAATATTATCCATCCTGAAATTGAAGCCGCAGATAAGATGGCTGAAAGGTTGAATTCATCACTTCAGGCACAGTACAGTACCACAGAGAAGCTTAAGAATCAATTCCTTACATCAAAAACCATAAGTAAGCTTATGGGAACCCTTATTAAGCAGATAAAATACCGTATACCTGAGACTCTCCCGCCATGGCTTGTTACAAAATATAAGCTTTTCGACCTCCATGAATCGCTTCTTAAAATTCATTTTCCTTCAGATCCCGATGAGCTGGAGAAGGCCAGGTACAGGCTTAAATTTGAGGAGCTTTTTTATATTCAGCTTAACCTGCTGAGATATAAAACAAACCGTAACCTGAAGGTAAAGGGATTTGTATTCTCCAGCGTCGGAGAAAATTTTAATAATTTCTATCATAATAATCTTCATTTTACACTTACAAATGCCCAGAAGAGAGTGATGAAGGAGATCCGTAAAGATCTTGGTTCAGGCAAACAGATGAACAGGCTTCTTCAGGGCGATGTTGGAAGCGGGAAGACTCTTGTGGCTTTAATGAGCATGCTTATTGCCATAGATAATGGGTACCAGGCTTGTATTATGGCGCCTACGGAAATACTTGCAAATCAGCATTTTAATACAATATCAAAATTTCTTCAGGGAATTGATATTAAGATCAGGCTGCTGACAGGCTCCTCAAAAAAAGCTTCCAGAAAGTCTATAGCAGAATCACTCCTCGACAGGTCTCTGAATATACTGATTGGTACTCATGCACTTCTTGAGGAAAATGTTCAGTTCGCAAACCTTGGACTTGTGATAATAGACGAACAACACAGATTTGGAGTGGCTCAGCGGGCTAGGTTATGGCAGAAAAATCTGAATCCGCCGCATATACTGGTAATGACAGCAACTCCGATTCCGAGGACACTGGCAATGACACTATATGGCGATCTGGATGTTTCAGTGATTGATGAATTACCGCCTGGCAGGGTGCCAATTAAAACAATGCATTTTACCGATTCTGAACGTAATAAGGTCTTTGGATTTATAAGGAACCAGATAGCTGAGCACCGTCAGATCTATATAGTATATCCGCTGATAAAGGAATCTGAATCGATGGATTACAAAGATCTTGAAGACGGATGGGACACTATTTCACGGGTCTTTCCTGCCCCAAAATACTGCCTAAGCATTGTTCATGGTAAAATGACCCCGGCCAATAAGGAGATGTCGATGAAACTGTTCAAGGATGGAGTTGCTCATATACTTATTGCAACAACTGTTATTGAAGTAGGTGTCGATATTCCGAATGCAACTGTTATGGTTATCGAAAGTGCTGAGCGGTTCGGATTATCACAGCTTCACCAGCTGCGAGGTCGTGTCGGAAGAGGTGCTGATCAGTCATATTGCATACTTATGACTTCTGATAAACTTTCAAGAGAAGCGGCAAAAAGAATTGAGGTTATGATCCGGTCGGGTGATGGATTTGAGATAGCCGAGACTGATCTTCAGCTCAGGGGACCAGGCGATATTGAAGGGACGCAGCAGAGCGGGATCCCGTTTGATCTCAAAATTGCAGATCTCGGCAGGGACGGTCAGATAATTGAATATGTCAGGAATATAGCAGATGAGATCCTCACGAAAGATCCGCTTCTTGAAGATAACCAGAATACAGTTTTCAAAAGTGAACTGAAAAGGTTATTCAGTCAGGTTCAGTCCTGGTCAAAAATCAGTTAA
- a CDS encoding cob(I)yrinic acid a,c-diamide adenosyltransferase, producing the protein MKIYTLTGDDGTTSLSGGRRVPKHSLRVEAYGSVDELIAWIGLLRDHKENTSRKDLLVYIQDQLMRCAAGLAYDSENSRSREILPLPDCIPVLEKEIDKMEATLVPLRNFILPGGNIVVSHCHIARCVCRRAERAVLRLNEAEGSPELIYKFLNRLSDYLFVLSRKIALETDSEEVKWSV; encoded by the coding sequence ATGAAGATCTATACCCTTACAGGTGATGATGGTACTACCTCTTTATCAGGCGGCAGGAGGGTACCTAAGCATTCTCTGAGGGTTGAGGCGTATGGCTCTGTCGACGAGCTAATCGCCTGGATAGGACTGTTACGCGACCATAAGGAGAATACTTCCCGCAAAGATTTGTTAGTTTATATTCAGGACCAGCTGATGCGCTGTGCGGCAGGTCTGGCCTATGACAGTGAGAACAGCAGAAGCAGGGAAATTTTACCCCTGCCTGACTGTATTCCTGTTCTTGAGAAGGAGATAGATAAGATGGAGGCGACTCTTGTACCCCTGAGGAACTTTATACTGCCCGGAGGGAATATTGTTGTATCGCATTGTCATATAGCCCGATGTGTCTGCCGCAGGGCTGAGAGGGCAGTACTCAGGCTAAACGAAGCCGAAGGATCACCTGAATTGATATATAAATTCCTTAACCGTCTCTCTGATTATCTTTTTGTTTTATCAAGGAAAATTGCATTAGAGACTGATAGTGAGGAAGTTAAGTGGTCTGTCTGA
- a CDS encoding organic solvent tolerance protein OstA yields the protein MDKIKYFLLLFIVLSVTPLILSQETQTKRTGKKKIELKYADDDYIMKDPVTGNDMHRFIGKVHLVHNEIVMWCDSAHYSPDINQVTAYSKIHIEQGDTLDLFGDYLFYDGKEETAFVKDNVELIDKETHLYTNAIHYDVKPRIATYSTGGRITNADNTLTSIIGVYYVSDNLFHFKDSVKIVNPDYVMTADTMDYNTKSETSYFTGPTKLVGDSLNLYCEKGWYDTKNKVTSIWKNAAIDNMQQIVHGDSLFYNDSTGYGEGFGNVVIEDTTNNLIIKGNYAWYVKQPEQFLVTDMAEFIQVSSNDSLFLHADTISAVTIADTSSAGFRLMKAFHGVRVFSDGIQAKCDSLSYSFRDSVIRLYIKPVLWSEENQLTSDSMAVFTKNRQTDRLELYEAAFISSQVDTSRYNQIKGRSLTGFFKNNELYKIEIKGNGESLYYLLDGEAIAGVNQSKCANIEALVEGGKISEITDFGSPEGFIDPPDLLIKTQIRLDGFSWFDHIRPKKREDIFKK from the coding sequence ATGGATAAAATAAAATATTTCCTTCTCCTTTTTATTGTCCTGTCAGTTACTCCTTTGATTTTGTCGCAGGAGACACAGACAAAGAGAACAGGAAAGAAAAAGATAGAGCTCAAATATGCCGATGACGATTATATCATGAAAGATCCCGTAACGGGAAATGATATGCACAGGTTCATCGGTAAGGTTCATCTTGTACATAACGAAATAGTGATGTGGTGCGACAGCGCACACTACTCGCCTGATATAAACCAGGTTACAGCATACAGCAAGATCCATATTGAACAGGGCGACACACTCGATCTGTTTGGCGACTATCTTTTTTACGACGGGAAGGAAGAGACTGCTTTTGTGAAAGACAATGTTGAATTGATTGACAAGGAAACACATCTCTACACAAATGCCATACACTACGATGTGAAGCCAAGGATAGCTACTTATAGTACCGGGGGAAGGATCACAAATGCAGACAATACATTAACAAGTATCATAGGTGTATATTACGTTTCAGATAACCTCTTTCATTTTAAGGACAGTGTCAAAATCGTAAATCCCGATTACGTAATGACAGCCGATACAATGGATTACAACACTAAAAGCGAGACATCATATTTTACAGGTCCCACGAAACTTGTTGGCGACAGTCTTAATCTTTACTGCGAAAAAGGATGGTACGATACTAAAAACAAAGTTACATCCATCTGGAAAAATGCTGCTATCGATAATATGCAGCAGATTGTACATGGAGATTCTCTTTTCTATAATGACAGCACAGGTTATGGCGAGGGATTCGGGAATGTCGTAATAGAGGATACCACCAATAATCTTATAATCAAGGGAAATTATGCCTGGTATGTCAAGCAGCCTGAGCAATTTCTTGTAACCGACATGGCAGAGTTTATCCAGGTATCAAGCAATGATTCACTCTTCCTTCATGCCGATACAATAAGTGCTGTTACAATAGCTGATACCTCATCAGCTGGCTTCAGGCTTATGAAAGCTTTTCATGGTGTCAGGGTGTTCAGCGATGGGATACAGGCAAAATGCGATTCACTCTCCTACTCTTTCCGCGATTCTGTGATAAGGTTATACATAAAACCGGTATTATGGTCAGAAGAGAATCAGCTTACTTCCGACTCTATGGCTGTTTTTACCAAAAACAGGCAGACCGACAGACTTGAATTATATGAAGCTGCATTTATATCGAGCCAGGTTGACACATCGAGGTACAACCAGATAAAGGGAAGGTCGTTAACAGGGTTCTTTAAGAATAATGAATTGTATAAAATTGAAATAAAGGGCAACGGCGAATCATTGTATTATCTTCTTGACGGTGAAGCTATTGCAGGCGTGAACCAGTCAAAGTGCGCCAATATTGAGGCTCTTGTGGAAGGCGGGAAGATCTCGGAGATCACCGATTTTGGAAGCCCTGAAGGATTCATTGATCCGCCCGACCTGCTGATAAAAACCCAGATCAGGCTCGATGGTTTTTCATGGTTCGATCATATAAGACCCAAAAAGAGGGAAGATATATTTAAGAAATAA
- a CDS encoding class I SAM-dependent methyltransferase, with amino-acid sequence MSKVFRNKTDYDVVCSIEKVRKKLRSDHRSINVNDLGSGKDKRTTKIRKVSEIARYSPVPSKYGQLLSNLASEFGKPMIVELGTSFGISTMYLASGSPESVVYTIEGSGEIAEIARRNFAETGLKNITSLTGSFDEMLPEVFKNSVKPGLVFIDGDHRKEPLLRYFRRIAEGSDNNTVIVIDDIYYSQEMQDAWDEIRNDEKVSVTVDIFRMGIVFFRKGITPQNYIVRH; translated from the coding sequence GTGTCAAAGGTATTCCGGAATAAAACAGACTATGATGTTGTCTGTAGTATTGAAAAGGTCAGAAAGAAACTGAGATCCGACCACAGGTCAATTAATGTAAATGACCTTGGCTCGGGAAAGGATAAACGAACAACGAAGATTAGAAAAGTGTCAGAAATAGCAAGATATTCGCCGGTACCATCAAAATATGGGCAACTATTGTCAAATCTGGCATCTGAATTCGGAAAGCCCATGATTGTCGAGCTGGGAACATCCTTTGGAATAAGTACAATGTACCTGGCTTCAGGTTCTCCCGAATCGGTGGTTTATACAATTGAAGGGAGCGGGGAAATAGCTGAAATAGCAAGGAGAAATTTCGCCGAAACAGGACTGAAAAACATCACATCTCTTACGGGTTCATTCGACGAAATGCTGCCGGAAGTTTTTAAGAACAGTGTAAAGCCCGGCCTTGTTTTTATTGACGGAGATCATAGGAAAGAACCTTTGCTGAGATATTTTCGGAGAATAGCAGAAGGATCTGATAATAATACAGTTATAGTTATAGATGATATCTATTATTCGCAGGAGATGCAAGATGCATGGGATGAGATCAGGAACGATGAAAAGGTGTCGGTTACAGTAGACATTTTCAGGATGGGAATAGTCTTTTTCAGAAAGGGTATAACACCCCAAAACTATATTGTCAGACATTAA